A window of the Diabrotica undecimpunctata isolate CICGRU chromosome 1, icDiaUnde3, whole genome shotgun sequence genome harbors these coding sequences:
- the LOC140434518 gene encoding uncharacterized protein, producing MALFLDSSESESDAEFEETVLLFNMSKRKKSFWKSNYMKKRNTHGEFALSSEFSESRYLNYFRLSRKQVDEVHNIIENSIYSDGCNAQKPIGTKEKLAVFFKVLYIASGDSYRSIAYSYRMGDRTVAKIVNEISVAIWTNIKIFNYRLSRARQCVECAFGILASRFRVFRKPFEIKVESVVNVTKAACVLHNYLRGCKEACSHVDGTETELPTSQLLSLRNNNIRSTSNAFLIRQNFTQYFNTEGQIPWQESSVLQGKF from the exons atggcGTTATTTCTGGACAGTTCCGAATCAGAGTCAGACGCAGAATTTGAAGAAACAGTTTTATTATTCAACATGTCAAAGAGAAAAAAATCATTTTGGAAAAGCAACTATATGAAAAAGAGAAATACTCATGGGGAATTTGCACTATCATCAGAATTCTCTGAGTCtcgttatttaaattattttcggtTAAGCAGAAAACAAGTTGATGAAGTACATAATATAATAGAAAACAGTATTTATTCAGATGGTTGTAATGCCCAAAAACCAATAGGAACCAAAGAAAAACTAGCTGTTTTTTTTAAggtatt GTATATAGCTTCTGGAGATAGCTACAGAAGCATAGCATACAGCTATAGAATGGGGGATCGAACAGTTGCTAAAATAGTAAACGAGATATCTGTTGCAATATGGACCAACAT taaaatatttaactacaggCTGTCGCGAGCCCGTCAATGTGTTGAATGTGCCTTTGGAATTCTCGCCTCTCGATTTCGTGTGTTCAGAAAGCCTTTTGAAATAAAAGTAGAAAGTGTTGTGAATGTTACAAAAGCAGCCTGTGTCCTGCACAATTACCTGAGAGGCTGTAAAGAAGCCTGTAGCCACGTGGATGGAACCGAAACCGAACTCCCTACAAGTCAGCTACTTTCATTGCGAAACAATAATATCCGAAGTACATCAAACGCTTTCCTAATAAGGCAAAACTTTACGCAATATTTTAATACAGAAGGACAAATACCTTGGCAAGAATCAAGTGTTTTACAaggaaaattttaa